One Silene latifolia isolate original U9 population chromosome 4, ASM4854445v1, whole genome shotgun sequence DNA segment encodes these proteins:
- the LOC141653746 gene encoding putative F-box protein At5g52610 isoform X1, whose amino-acid sequence MDDKDGELLPYDVLVEILSRLPAKPLVRFKCVSKRWFSLITDPVFAELHNTHSYNRQGGGVFVTPTSSTDQCLMCIIDMKKEPLERVSILEPDISYDNNSTTNIVNGLICFYHNSYEKRRIYLYNLTTHESISLPSNQVEDSLKQFNDFPPVFKYLFNFTSRESTSLPWNQVEDSPKCSSVRFSRTCLLGFDPINKEYKVLHFSSQGENHRMKCQVFTIGGQRKVWRPLDASRIQGFNYFTSKGGFCMDGFLYWTEENGMIIFDVGLETFKLIDFPEKNVEYWLPSTVVKVDGYLFLVDINSRANIWWRLKEEEDTDEPQWTKEVAIYGNQFLTMDTVSEYNHLGQTFLARSLCGERSIIDYYDLVAGEHLEFEVKNPRGILGACVSFRVTEVIDNIMPLRNVV is encoded by the coding sequence ATGGATGATAAGGATGGTGAGTTGCTGCCTTATGATGTACTGGTGGAAATTCTATCAAGACTTCCTGCCAAGCCTCTTGTGCGATTTAAGTGCGTCTCAAAacgttggttttccctaattacagATCCTGTTTTTGCGGAGTTGCATAACACCCATTCTTACAACAGACAGGGTGGTGGCGTTTTTGTAACACCTACATCGAGTACTGATCAGTGCCTAATGTGCATAATTGATATGAAGAAAGAACCACTTGAGAGGGTAAGTATTCTAGAGCCTGACATTTCATATGACAATAATAGTACCACAAATATTGTGAATGGGCTAATTTGCTTCTATCACAATAGCTATGAGAAACGACGGATATACCTCTACAATCTTACTACTCATGAAAGCATTTCACTTCCTTCAAACCAAGTTGAAGATAGTCTCAAGCAATTCAATGATTTTCCCCCCGTGTTTAAATACCTCTTCAATTTTACATCTAGGGAAAGCACTTCACTTCCTTGGAACCAAGTCGAAGATAGTCCTAAGTGTTCTTCGGTCCGATTTTCAAGAACATGCCTCCTAGGGTTTGACCCCATTAACAAAGAATATAAGGTACTCCACTTTTCTTCACAAGGGGAAAATCATAGGATGAAATGTCAAGTTTTCACTATCGGTGGCCAAAGAAAGGTGTGGAGGCCACTTGACGCATCCCGTATTCAGGGATTCAATTACTTCACTAGCAAGGGTGGCTTTTGTATGGACGGGTTCTTATACTGGACGGAAGAAAATGGGATGATTATATTCGATGTTGGGCTTGAAACTTTCAAATTAATTGACTTTCCTGAAAAAAATGTAGAGTATTGGTTGCCATCAACAGTGGTGAAAGTTGATGGTTATCTGTTTTTAGTCGATATTAACTCTCGTGCTAACATTTGGTGGAGGCTGAAGGAGGAGGAAGATACTGATGAGCCGCAGTGGACTAAGGAGGTTGCAATTTATGGGAATCAGTTTTTGACAATGGACACAGTCTCAGAATATAATCATCTTGGACAAACGTTCTTGGCGCGCTCCCTATGTGGTGAGCGTTCGATTATTGACTACTATGATCTAGTAGCAGGAGAACACCTGGAGTTTGAAGTAAAAAACCCCCGAGGTATTTTAGGGGCTTGTGTATCATTTAGGGTAACTGAAGTCATTGACAATATCATGCCATTGCGAAATGTCGTATAG
- the LOC141653746 gene encoding putative F-box protein At1g55070 isoform X2 — translation MDDKDDPVFAELHNTHSYNRQGGGVFVTPTSSTDQCLMCIIDMKKEPLERVSILEPDISYDNNSTTNIVNGLICFYHNSYEKRRIYLYNLTTHESISLPSNQVEDSLKQFNDFPPVFKYLFNFTSRESTSLPWNQVEDSPKCSSVRFSRTCLLGFDPINKEYKVLHFSSQGENHRMKCQVFTIGGQRKVWRPLDASRIQGFNYFTSKGGFCMDGFLYWTEENGMIIFDVGLETFKLIDFPEKNVEYWLPSTVVKVDGYLFLVDINSRANIWWRLKEEEDTDEPQWTKEVAIYGNQFLTMDTVSEYNHLGQTFLARSLCGERSIIDYYDLVAGEHLEFEVKNPRGILGACVSFRVTEVIDNIMPLRNVV, via the exons ATGGATGATAAGGATG ATCCTGTTTTTGCGGAGTTGCATAACACCCATTCTTACAACAGACAGGGTGGTGGCGTTTTTGTAACACCTACATCGAGTACTGATCAGTGCCTAATGTGCATAATTGATATGAAGAAAGAACCACTTGAGAGGGTAAGTATTCTAGAGCCTGACATTTCATATGACAATAATAGTACCACAAATATTGTGAATGGGCTAATTTGCTTCTATCACAATAGCTATGAGAAACGACGGATATACCTCTACAATCTTACTACTCATGAAAGCATTTCACTTCCTTCAAACCAAGTTGAAGATAGTCTCAAGCAATTCAATGATTTTCCCCCCGTGTTTAAATACCTCTTCAATTTTACATCTAGGGAAAGCACTTCACTTCCTTGGAACCAAGTCGAAGATAGTCCTAAGTGTTCTTCGGTCCGATTTTCAAGAACATGCCTCCTAGGGTTTGACCCCATTAACAAAGAATATAAGGTACTCCACTTTTCTTCACAAGGGGAAAATCATAGGATGAAATGTCAAGTTTTCACTATCGGTGGCCAAAGAAAGGTGTGGAGGCCACTTGACGCATCCCGTATTCAGGGATTCAATTACTTCACTAGCAAGGGTGGCTTTTGTATGGACGGGTTCTTATACTGGACGGAAGAAAATGGGATGATTATATTCGATGTTGGGCTTGAAACTTTCAAATTAATTGACTTTCCTGAAAAAAATGTAGAGTATTGGTTGCCATCAACAGTGGTGAAAGTTGATGGTTATCTGTTTTTAGTCGATATTAACTCTCGTGCTAACATTTGGTGGAGGCTGAAGGAGGAGGAAGATACTGATGAGCCGCAGTGGACTAAGGAGGTTGCAATTTATGGGAATCAGTTTTTGACAATGGACACAGTCTCAGAATATAATCATCTTGGACAAACGTTCTTGGCGCGCTCCCTATGTGGTGAGCGTTCGATTATTGACTACTATGATCTAGTAGCAGGAGAACACCTGGAGTTTGAAGTAAAAAACCCCCGAGGTATTTTAGGGGCTTGTGTATCATTTAGGGTAACTGAAGTCATTGACAATATCATGCCATTGCGAAATGTCGTATAG